A segment of the Deinococcus sp. HSC-46F16 genome:
CGCTTCCGCAAGGGTGCCCTGGGGGAGCAACTCGACCTCCAGCTCGCCCGCCTGGTACGCCTTCACCGCCTCCGGGTTGGAGGTGAAGTAGGAGCCGACCGCCTTGCGAAGCTGCCCATTGCGCAGCAGCCGCCCCCCGCTGAGGCCGGGTTCGGACACGTTGTTGGCGACGTAGGTGAGGTCACCCGTCCCGGTTTCCGCGAGGGCGTGCATCAGGTGAACCGGGTTGCCCGTCATCCCGAAGCCGCCGACCAGCAGGGTCTGGCCGGGTTTGACGAGGTGGGCGGCTTCCTCCAGCGAGAGGACCGGAACCGTTTTCACGCCTCCACCCGCTCGATCAGGGCCGCCTCGCCCTGCCCCACGCCCACGCAGAGGGTCGCCAGCCCGTAGCGCCCGCCGCGCCGCCGCAGCTCGTGCGTCAGGGTAGTCACCAGCCGCGCCCCACTCATGCCCAGGGGGTGCCCCAGGGCGATGGCGCCGCCGTTCACGTTGACGCGCGCGGGGTCAAGGTTCAGTTCGCGGATGCAGCCCAGGGCCTGCGCTGCGAACGCCTCGTTGAGTTCCACGAGGTCCACGTCACCCAGGTTCACACCCAGCCGCTCCATCAGCTTGCGGGCGGCAGGCACCGGGCCGAGGCCCATCACGCGCGGGTCCACGCCCGCCGACGCCGCGCCGACCCAGCGGGCCAGCGGCTGGATGCCCAGTTCACGGGCTTTCCCCGCGCTCATCAGGACGAGGGCCGCCGCCCCGTCGTTCAGGCCCGAGGCGTTTCCGGCGGTCACGCTGCCGCCCTTGCGAAAGGCGGGCTTCAGCCCCGCCAGCGTCGCCTCGTCGGTGGCGAGGGAGAAGGTGTCGCCGTCGCGCTTATACCGGGGGTGCTCGTCGGTGTCGAAGACGGTCACGCCCCCCCGCCCCTTGACCTCGACCGGCACGATCTCCCCCCGGAAGGTGCCCGCGTTCAGGGCCGCGACCGCCCGCCGCTGCGACTCCAGCGCGAAGGCGTCCTGCTCCTCGCGGGTAATCTCGCCGCCCGCAATGTCCCCGGCGCGGCTGCGCTCCACGATGTTCTCGGCGGTCTCCCCCATCGCCTCAAGCGGAAAGAGGGCCTCCATCGCGGGATTCGGAAAGCGCCAGCCCAGGGTTGTGTCGTAGGCCGTCACGTTGCCATTGGCAAAGGGTTGGCTGCCCTTGCCCATCACCAGCGGCGCTCGGGTCATGCTCTCCACGCCGCCTGCCACGTACACGTCGCCGTCGCCGTTGCGGATGGCGCGGGCGGCGGTGTTGATCGCCGACAGGCCCGAGGCGCACAGCCGGTTGACGGTCAGCCCCGCCACCGTGTCGGGCAGCCCCGCAAGCAGGGCGGCCATGCGGGCCACGTTGCGGTTGTCCTCGCCCGCCTGGTTCGCGCAGCCCAGGATGACTTCCTCGATCAGGTCCGGGGAGATGCCCGCCCGCGCCACCGCCTCCCGGATCACGTGGGCGGCGAGGTCGTCGGGGCGAACGGTGGAGAGCGAGCCGCGAATCGCCCCGATGGGCGTGCGAACAGCGGAGACGATGACCACATCGCGGTCTTGGAGGGGCTGAGCGGGGGAGGCCTGGGCCATGTGGGGGCACTTCCTTTCGGAGGGAGGATGCAGAGCGGCGGACGAATCGCCCGCCATTCAAGCGCGGAAGGTGGGCGGATTTCCAGCCGGGAGGGACGAGCTGGAATGCAACCCGCTTGCCAGTTGCCAGGTCAGGTGCCTCACCTATGGCGCTGCCAGTCCCCAACCTTCCCCCAATGGCCGCCTTCAAAGCCCGCCGGGAGCCGCTGGTATGCTCCCGCCATGAGCGACCCTGCCCCCCGCCCGGTTCCCTCCAGAACGCAACTTCCCGCGTGGCAGGCGCTCGCGGCGCACCACG
Coding sequences within it:
- a CDS encoding thiolase family protein codes for the protein MAQASPAQPLQDRDVVIVSAVRTPIGAIRGSLSTVRPDDLAAHVIREAVARAGISPDLIEEVILGCANQAGEDNRNVARMAALLAGLPDTVAGLTVNRLCASGLSAINTAARAIRNGDGDVYVAGGVESMTRAPLVMGKGSQPFANGNVTAYDTTLGWRFPNPAMEALFPLEAMGETAENIVERSRAGDIAGGEITREEQDAFALESQRRAVAALNAGTFRGEIVPVEVKGRGGVTVFDTDEHPRYKRDGDTFSLATDEATLAGLKPAFRKGGSVTAGNASGLNDGAAALVLMSAGKARELGIQPLARWVGAASAGVDPRVMGLGPVPAARKLMERLGVNLGDVDLVELNEAFAAQALGCIRELNLDPARVNVNGGAIALGHPLGMSGARLVTTLTHELRRRGGRYGLATLCVGVGQGEAALIERVEA